In Macaca nemestrina isolate mMacNem1 chromosome 14, mMacNem.hap1, whole genome shotgun sequence, the sequence GCAGAAATTTGAGTGGCTAAGAAaacaactatttttaattttatgtgtatagCTACAagtggaaaaaagaataaattggcATTGTTATTGCTGTCTGAGCTGTCCTTGATTTTTGGACACACACTTATTTTTCAAGAGCTCTCTTTTTAATCAGTAGTCCGTCAGTACCTAATGGAAACATCTGTGTAGATACAAGAATTTCTAAGACTTTGGAATAGTTGAAAGACAGCAGAGAAATTTATCCTAtcataatttctgtattttaagcaCATACTAGATTTATGAGGGCTGAAGAACAAATGCCTGGTGTTATATTTCATTTGTGAATTCAATAGATACTTATAGATGGCCCCCAAAATACCAGTTACTCTGCTTGGCTTTGGTGATTCATTGTTTAGCAGAGTGTATATAGTTCCTGCCCCTCCTGGGGTTTGTGGTCTGTGCTTCTGGGAGATTTACattgaataaataattagaaatgtgATGAGTGTTGTGAAATGTGAAGTGCTATGGAAGCCTATAAAAGGGGCATTTAATTTAATCTGGTGGGAAGTGATTTTGAGCCGAGTTTAAAAGATGAAGGCTGAGAAGGATTTAATATGCTCACAGTACTAAGTGTTTCACTTTATGCATTTATTCCCAAAGTTGGGAGTTTTCTCTCAATTTTTGGTCTTTATTACGTTTgtattttatacacatttttataaCTAGCACAGGAGTAAACAGGTTTatcagtttgttttttcttttttttttaattttaattttaattttttattttttatttttttgagacggagtctcgctctgtcgcccaggctagagtgcagtggcacaatctcggctcactgcaagctccgactcccgggttcacgccattctccggcctcagcctcccgattagctgggactacaggcgcccgccactgtgcccggctaattttttctatttttagtagagacggggtttcaccatggtctcgatctcctgaccttgtgatccgcccgcctcggcctcccaaagtgctgggattacaggcgtgagccaccgcgcccggccttcttttttttttttaaatggggtcttgctctgtcacccaggctggaatgcagtgatgtgatcatagcttactgtcaACTTTGAAcacttgggttcaagctatcctccctcagcctcccaaggtgggAGGTACAGGTGAGTACTCATCCACCTCTGACATTGGCCCTGTGTTCTCATTCAACCAATTCTGTTGGTACTGCCTGTTGACTACCAGATTTGCTTACCCAGGAGTTAGACAGCAAGCATGGggaatgcctggcacacagaataTATGGAATTAGTGTTAGGATTTTAGTAACTTCACAGTTGGAAAGAGGAAAATATGAAGAGCTATTCGTATAGGGTAGATTATAGAAGAGAATGCAAATTTTGAAAGCTACATCATCAAGGATTAAAATTTTGCTGCTAGCTTTGTCTCTATGATAATGTGGTCATGTAGCTTAATGCTTATTCCTTCAAAAagttcattcttttcattttcctcccTTTGTGCCTAATGCTCAGTCTCTTGCACTAGTTTCTGAAGTGGTCTTCTTTTATATCTGCCCTATATGCTGTTGTTAAAACTGGTATTAAAATGCTCTTTTATTCATGGTACCTTATTGCTCCAAAATTTTTAATGGCATCCTGCTTCCCCAGGCAACGATGGCATTGAATGTAGATCATACTTGGAGCCCCTGGgattggcaaattttttttttaagaaaccagatagaaaatattttaggtttttaagTCATATGATATCttaactactcaactctgcccttgTGGGAAAGTAGCCTTCGATAATACCTATAGAAATGGGGGTGGCTGTTCTCAATAAAACCCtacttacaaaaacaggtggctggCTCAGACTGTAGTTTGCTAACCCTGAGAACTTGACAgcaaaaagaagagataaatagTAGTTAGAACATATAGCagatcaaataattttttttccatataggTAAGATCTAATAATGTTTTTAGGTAGAAAGGAAGAAACTTGTGACTAAACCTGTTTGATGTTTTTGGTGGGGGGCCAGGTTAGAGATAGGATCAGGTATACATGTTGTTGAATTATTTCTCAAAGGGAAGAGAGACAACAGTAATTGCaaaatcatcaaatatttatagagGTATAGAGGTAGAGGAGAAAGAATAAATTCAGATGCACTGAGGTAGATGAGAGTACCTATGAGGATTTGTTTGATTTCCTTaggaaaatgaaagcagaagTAGGAGAGGGCAGAGGATAATTGGAAGCTTAGAATGGGGAAAGGATGTTTTAGTACTGTGGAGAATATTTTCAGGCAGTGGTTACCAGTATTTTGAAGATGACACCTTGTTTAACCTCGAAACAATTTGTGGACCACCCCATCATTGTAGTTACATTTTTAGTATTCATCAATGGagaatatgcatatttaaaaaaagcTACTACTCAGTTCTCTCTtagatgactttgtattttgttaaCCACAACATTGACTgcacatttgaaaaatgttaatacATGTATGTGAGAGATAGTCTTTATGTAATGCATTGCCCTGGGTACCCACCGAGATAACTAATTTAACAGCTTCCCAGGAGGCTGAAAGCTCGTAAGTTAGAAATCATTGCATTCTAATGAATCAACAATAAGAGAATAAAGGATTGCTTAGAAGTAGTATTctgtcaaaattaaaatgaacttaTAATGAACACTTTGAAGGATTCTATAACTTTTTATCCAGTAGTACTTGGCAGCTTTGAGCAAGATGACAGAAGCAAAATGATCTAGGGTTAGGCATAACATTATATAGAAGGTCAGAATAAACATTTAgcttattctttctttaaattacCTTTTCCTGAGATCACACCCTGTTTCATTAATCACTTCTCTATGGTGATCAAATTGGCATCTCCTTTTCTTAACCATTTTGTTGATTTCATGTTCCCCTTTTACACcttactgaatattttcatttGGGTATCTTACTATTTCACATTTAACCTACTGAAAAGAAAGCTTCTTATCGTTCCTTTGAAACGAGCTCTCTGCTGATTTCTGCTTGGAGTAGAGAATCTACAGAGATGCTGAAGTTGATGGGAGACTGTGGATAGATTGGGAAAAATATGAATTAGGTGTGGGATTCATTGAAGAAGTTGAACAATGTCATGACTGGTAAATGATGGTGATGAGAAAGTAGAGAAAACCTACTGTTTGCTCCtaccatttgtttttttaattttagccaaataaaatcaaattttgcatttttgaaaattaacttGACTTTTGTACACTCTTACAAATATTCAAATACatgttctctattttatttccttaatccAATAATGTTGTAATCCTATTTCTTTCTAATTAATAAGCAATATATTCAGTACCGATGCCCATTTAAGTGTGCTGTTACTCTCTAATCATTATTATTCCTTTCACAAGTAGATCTGGGCATAGGAACCAATCAGAAACAATCGCTTCAGCAACCAAGACCATTGTTCACCATGGAGGAACCCATGGATACGTATCCTCTGAGCCTCTATCTGCAATACCATTCACTGGGCAGCAGTCTTTTGAGCCAAGTGGCAAATTTGGACAGTATCCATCTGATGCAGATGAACCACATTCAGGCATTGGGGAGGTGGAGGACACAGAACAGCTAAATCAATGTTTGATCCAACACTTCCATCTCATTAAGACAAGTTTgacttttctttggtttttatttcatgGAATACATGAGAATCTCTTAACTGTTGGAGTTTCCAAGGAGTCATACCCTGTGACTTCATTTGGTGGAAAGAACAAAACTAAAATGCTGTATGGCCAAAGCCACAAAGGGAAGGATCTGCAATTTACATCCTTGCAGCTACTATCTGTACTGTACTGTTGTGATCTACTGATTGGCATTGGCATAGTAGTAGGGGTCAAGTGACAGAATCCGTGCCAACAGTTTCCAGGTTCAGAAGCAATTCAAGACCCTAATGGTAGCTCTCCAGCAACCAGCACGTGGTGATTGTGCCAACTTGTTGCTCAGTTATAATGCAAGGCCAGTGATTGATTGGCTTAAGTCAAGACCCTGGCTGAGATCATTTGTCTTTGGTCTAATAGAATTTGAGTCTAGTAGAATTCGAGTCTCCAGGGAAAGAGCTACTTGACCAAATTAAACTAGTAGCAGGTAGAGCGCAAATGACAGCATATTATACCATCAAGATGTTCTTAGAGCAGTGTATGGATGGATCTATTGTACTGCCATCAGTTGTGACTGATATTGTTGTAttcaaggagaaagagaaacttctttagaaagcattttgaaagttttttgaGTATGGGGGTGCCCTGTGTCACCCCATTATGGTTGAACTTTGTCCTTCAAAATTACCAAACTTGGCAGCAGTGGCAAATTATTGGGCTAAAAGACTTAATCAGACATATTCTGAGTTCAAGGCTCCTAATATAATACCTGGTGCAGACGTTATACTTCCACTCGTTCAGATGGTTGCACCCCGCCAGGCATCCAGTAGAACAGGGACTGGGAATATGGACACTTGAACATTAAACATTCTGAAGAATTTTGGAATGACAGGTTACAAGTGAACATAATCAGTTccccatattaaaaaaaaaaaaagatttggggaTAGATTGGGCTCACATACTAATCTTTAGagagattttttcatttttgtgaaagTACAGAAATTCTCAACTGCTTATGACATGCTGATTGTTAGACAGCATCCATAGCTATTTTATGTTGTTTCCCTGaccccaccccccccaaaaaaattatgGCACATTGAAAACAGCAGTATGATGTAAGAGAAGAGATCACAAACTCCTTGAGGGTGGGTCTTTTCCATACTCATAAACCTACTTAGGATATTCGGAGTAATTTGTTGACACTTATATTAATATTTCCTCCTATCCCATTAATTGCCAaatcatcaaacatttattgagcatctactctgtgtAGGGTGTAAGCAGTACTGGGGACTTACAGTGATAAAAGACATAGTTTAGTTTTAGCTGTAAGTGATGTAGTGTTTCACTGAAGAGACAGAATATAAGAAGCCAAGTAATTTATGGAattcccttctttattttttatttttttcttttggcagtggagtcttgctttttaaatagagcaaggctagtctggaactcctgggctcatgtggtcctcccgccttagccttcagagtagctgggactacaggtgagaaCACAGCTTGGAAATCCCTTAACCATGGGAGTTAAGTCTCAAAATTCTGGTGATACAAGTGGTTGaaacttaaaactttatttaaaaaataggattTGTGAATTTTAGATAGTTCATAAGTCTGCGAAagactgtataaatacatattttacatttactaTTATTTGTAGTAAATTTGAGTATAGCATTATCTCTTTATCTGTGGAAACTTCAAACTCTCCGCTATTACTTTTAATTTCAGTGAGACATTATTAAATATAAGTGGGCTTACACATTTGTTTTGCTTATCTGACAAATAATATACAACTCGgaggcatttttttcctttctattcttcCTCTAAATGTTTAGCACTTCTCTGATTTTGTGATCTGAAGTTATTGGTTAGCTTCCTTAGGCTCCATTGAGACTATATATACGTGACACTTAACAGTCTAGCCTTCCTTGGTACATATAGATATATGATGGTGGCTTTGCCTGTAGTAAATTCATGCCAAAACATAGACTTTCAGTGCCTGTTACATATGACTTTCAGCTCTTTCTACTGAGGGATGTAGGAGTTTATTTCTAAGGTCTGAGCCTCTTTTCGTGTACTTCCTTTACTCTTTCCTCAGCCTTCTTTATAAAAACTATGGATGTTCtatcatttgttttcctttttgattcCCTTTTATTATCCCCAGTAGCAGTGACTTGTAATTCTCGTATGTTAGAAAGGCAGATCTCCTGATTGAAGAAAAGATCCACCCAAGGAAGTCAGcatgtttaataatttttgagGGGGATCTCAAATTTGGGAAGGATTGTTATATAAGACAACCAAATGATGACATGAGACAATAAATGCTATAGGAATTATGGAGGAAAAATCAGCTACTTATTTTATTGGTTAAGGAAGAGATATTATTAGTTGTAGAAGTAATTACTATtctacattttttattgtggaaatcaaaaatatatatacgaaaataaaatgttatataatcgACTTCAGTGTCCCATAAGCCAGCTTCAGCAGTTACTAAATTCTGACCAATCTttaaacacatgcacacgtgtctCTCAGTATCTGTGAGGCATTGGTTCTAGGACCACTCATGGCTACCAGCGTctatggatgctcaagtccctgatacaaAATggtggaatatttgcatataacctgtgtACATCCCGTAttatttaaatcatctctagatcaCTTGTAATACGTAAAACAATGTAAATGCCACGTAAATAACTGTATTATTtaaggaataatgacaagaaaaatgttCACGTTCAGTATGGCtgcaattttttttgtgtgtgaaatattttcatttcaaggTCAGTTAAACCCATTGACATAGAAGGCTGACtgcgtgtgtatgtatatgtgaatacacacacatacacatacacacatacgtatATTTCTGAAAcgtaaatattcttttttttaaaaaaatattatcacAGCTAAACAAATTACCAATAATTCTTTTATCCTCATATACCCAGTGTTCAGATTTTCTAGATTggctcctacttttttttttacagattatTTGAATCTGAATCAGTTCATATACTGTAATGTTTGATAACTTAAGTGTCCTTTAATCTATAGGTtctcttttatctcttctttatTAAATTCCTTGTAATTTATTGTACTAAATAGATTGTCTTCTAGAATTTCCTGTAGTCTGAATTATGTAGTATTGTTTGACATGTTCCAGTGTCCTCTTATTTTCTGAGTTGGTAGTTAGATCTAGAAGCTTGAttaaattcagattttctttctgttagATCGTCAACTTGATAGAtagtttcatttgtttcattttgcttttgataCATTGTTTTTTAGAATTACCTCctaaaattttgatttaattttataatcatgTAAAATGCTTATAAAGTTCCAAATTCAGATTACCAAAACACAATAAAATCTATTCAGAGAAGGCAAACCTTCTGTCCAGTCTCCATCCTGTTCCTGCCCTTCTCCTTATGGGTAACTACTAAGAGAAAATTGGTGATTGgtccttacatttaaaaaaatatatatatatatgcaaaaaactGTATATCTTTGtaccctctttccctctttcttaaatttatttatttatttatttgttttagacaACGTTttgctcttactgcccaggctggagtgcaatggcacaaccttggctcactgcaacctccgcctcccaggttcaagcagtcctcctgcctcatcctcctgagtagctgggattacaggtgccggtcaccatgcctggctaattttttgaatttttagtagagactgggtttcacaacgttggccaggctggtcttgaactcctgacctcaggtgatctacccgcctcgggctgggattacaggcttgagccactgtgcccggccccctctttccctcttccttttttttttctttcgagacggagtttcgcttttgttgcccaggctggagtgcaatggcgtgatcttggctcattgcaaccttcacctcccaggttcaagcaattctcctgcctcagcctcccgagtagttgggattacaggcatgcgccaccatgcccggctaattttgtatttttaatagagatggggtttccccatgttggtcaggctggtctcaaactcccaacctcaggtgatccacctgcctcggcctcccaaagtgctgggattacaggcgtgagccactgtgcccagcttcccTCTTTCTTAATAAGTGGTGGAATACTATCTACTCTTTTAAAATGGTTGATGAATAGTACACTTGtgacaaccttttttttttttttcttttttttgagacagagtctcgtgtgtcacccaggctggagtgccgtggtgcagtctcggctcactgcaatctccgcctcccaagttcaggcaattctcctgcctcagcctcctgagtagttgggattacaggcatgcgccaccatgcccagctaatttttgtagttttagtagagatggggtttcaccatgttggtcaggctggtctctcaaactcctgatctcgtgatccgcccgcctcagtcttccaaagtgctgggattacaggcgtgagccactgcgcctggcccactgtgacagtcttaaaatgtattttaaacaaataaaaagtctaATTCCACTTTCAGAAGCATGCTTTCTTCTTGTTCCTGGTCAtaatgtttctttctcatttaataattttgtaaGATTTAGGTTCAGCAAAAAATTATTAAggcttaggtttttttttttttttttttttttttttttgagatggggtctcactgtcttgcccaggctggattacagtggcatgatctcggctcactgcaacctctgtctcacgggttcaagcgattctcctgccttagcctcccaagtagctgggattacagacgtgcgccatcacgcccggctaatttttgtatttttagtagtttttagtagagttggggtttcaccatgttggccaggctgggctcgaactcctgacctcaagcggtcctcccgccctggcctcccaaagtgctgggattacaggcgtgagccaccatgcctggccaggctcaggattttaaaagaatatttgttttgaaaatggaAGAATATGACATTTTTAAGAGTTTAAGATGCCATATTCCTAGTTTGTGAGTCTTACAGTGTGTTAACGTAGAACTCCTTCAATATGTATAATTTGGAACATAGCCCCTTTAGTTTGTCAGCATTTGGCACATAGGGGATACCTAACAGATCATGGGTAAATTTAATTAGTATTCTGCTTTTGTGTATAGATTAGAGCTCTTTACATAGTATTATTTGAAGTGAAATAATGGCTTGATTAAGGTAAATGGCttttgaaattgaaatgaaattatAGCTTCAACAACTTAGGGCAGTAAGTCTTCTGTTTTATGTCAAATCCCTTTTCTCCCAAAAACATGTACATAAAAGTTTTAGATATAACTTTACAGGATGGAGAAATCATCTAGAGGCAGTTGATGAATTCCTGAAATTTATTAGGCAGTCAACCAGGACTTGATAACTAATTAAAATTTGAGTAGAGTGGGTTACATATTTGAATTTAAGGTTTTCaaatatatgatattttatttgATCCGGGTCTTCACATAcgcagtttttttctttcccccctgTGTGAGTTAATTTCCAACTTGCCTGGCTGACACCTACTCATCCCTCAAATACGGTTTAAAAGGTCACTTCTGAATGAGGTGTAATGGTCATAGGTTCTCAATTAGTGGTTGTTATTGGGTCTGTTAGGACTCTGCAGTAGTTAGCTTTGACTTTGGGTAACTTAATTActttattggttaaaaaaaaatttttttggccgggcgcggtggctcaagcctgtaatcccagcactttgggaggccaagacgggcggatcacgaggtcaggagatcgagaccatcctggctaacacagtgaaaccccgtctctactaaaaaatacaaaaaactagctgggcgaggtggcgggcgcctgtagtcccagctactcgggaggctgagccaggagaatggcgtgaacgcgggaggcagagcttgcaatgagccgagatcgcgccactgcactccagcctgggcgacagagcgagactccgtctcaaaaaaaaaaaaattttttttccattaaagttATAAAGCTAAAATGAGAGAATGAGTAGACTTAACATAATAGGcaaatattttgataaaagtCTTCATAACTACATGATAAGTTCATGATCATTGTGGCAAACATGGGCTTATACCTTCCactctgtttttttctgtttttttgtttgtttgttgtttttcttttgagacgaggtctctctgttacccaggctgcagagcaatggtgcaatcgtggctcactgcagctttgaccccaggcgcaagcaatcctcccagatagctggaactgtagacatgtgccaccatacccagttaatttttgtattttttgtagagatggattttgcCTTTAGGATATTGCTACAACCACCACTGTGAAACCACAGGCCCATATGCTAAAACAGCCCTGGGAGACAGTTGAGTCCTCCTCttctcccattttgcagatggagacAC encodes:
- the LOC105497297 gene encoding uncharacterized protein, whose translation is MIGGAEKGFALSTHAHSRRGRWADTERRRREPGCPGNAFPPPGSAWTRPPYLICRRPSPSSLYAFWFPAGASCLQPRQSGHRNQSETIASATKTIVHHGGTHGYVSSEPLSAIPFTGQQSFEPSGKFGQYPSDADEPHSGIGEVEDTEQLNQCLIQHFHLIKTSLTFLWFLFHGIHENLLTVGVSKESYPVTSFGGKNKTKMLYGQSHKGKDLQFTSLQLLSVLYCCDLLIGIGIVVGVK